The window tgtaatcTAAAAATGCAGAAGCCATGCCCATCTCTAAGGCTTAGAAAATTCATGCAATCAACCTGAGCAGACATTTACGAGAAGCGTCGCACCACCCCGGAGGGACTGCTCCACGGGGTCTGCTATTATATATACACTTAGGGGCAAGCGGCTTCATCAGCAGCACCCTTGATACTCTCTGGGGAAGACGCGGCACATTTCACAAAACACTGATCATCAGGAACGCTTGTTTTCCAGACAATTCAGAAATGGATGCCGAATTTCCAGGTGCTGGCGAGGTCTCCCTTGGCCTGTGTCATGCAGGAAGGTGTCAGCCTACCCTTGACTACTCAGGGAAACATCCAGGGGAGGAGGGCTGCTGCCTCCTTCCAGGGTCTGGTCCTCTGTGTGCCTTCAGTGCCCCTGCCCCATATTACCTGAAACTGGCTGACAAAAACCTTCCTCAGGAGCACCCAGGCCCGGCTGAGCCCACACAAGCCTGGCCCGGCAGCAGGAGGGCCAAGGTCTGTGTGCCAGGGTTCCTTCCCTAGGCCGAGCTGCTCACCTTAAATGAGAGCTTGGTCTTGCTCTCGGGCTGCCTCCAGATGACACCTGTGACCACGGCACAGAGGAGGGCAGATCCTGCGAGCATAAAGACTGCCCACAGCGCCCCTTTGGTGAGAGCCTCCCTTCCAAGCACCGTCACAATGCAGAAGGTGATGATGAGAACAGCTAAGGGGGAAGGAAAAGACAGAGCGAGCTGCAACTCAGCCATTTCTCAATTTCCCACTGGCATCCGCTGCTCTCCCCTAAACTTGTGGCGAGAGAGGCTCTATTTCCGAAGGCATCAACTTCAATTAGCACAGAGCAACTATGTCCCAGTCCAGGAGCGAGACAGATGCTCATCTTCTCTGGCACCTTCCCCCAACTCCAGCTCCACTGCCTAGACACCATGCAATGCCGACAAGCAAAGCCCCAGGGAAAGGCTAGCTCTTACCTATGAGGCTGGTTGAAATGTTCACAATGAGCCCGGAGATTTTGGAAGGCTCCATGTTTTTGGGTGAGAGTATGGTTTTCAGAGAGAACATCTCTGCCTCTGGTAAAAAGCCCAGCTGGGAATCATTGCTGCTGGCCAACTCATTTTGGTCTGCTTGATCTAACTCGTCAGAAGTACTGGCCATCTGGTATACCAGGTTAGGTTGCTCTGGCTGATACCTGGAAGGAAAGGTATTGTGTGACCACCATCATCCACTTCAAGCAAAAGGAAATGCACCAACTCAAGTTCTCAATAAGCCTCCAAAGTTAGCTGCCCGGGACACAAGGTATAAAATGGGAAGGATATCGTCAGATGCTGTGTTGTAGACAGACGAGGAGAGACCGGGAACACCACCTCCCACTGTTGCTTCTGGGGAACATCCCCCACGGTCTCTGCTTCGGGGTGACATCACCTCCACCATGAGCAGCCCAGACGAATACCCTGAGAGGATCTCTCTTGCTCTGAGAAGTGGCAGTGGCCCTCAGATGGTAAAGATATTAGGCCACTTCCCACAAAATTACTGCTGTAGGGagcaaaaaggaaggagagaaatagAAAGCAGTAACGCCAGGATCCTATTTGGCACAGAGAGCCAGAGAAATGTGGCTGCAGGCTGATGGATTTAAGAAATTCTGTTTGCGTGCCTTAATTggatcaatttattttaaaactccaaGTACCTCAGAGTAAGTAATTCTGTGCGGCTGGTCGGAGGGCTGAGCCTGCAGCATGATTTCCAAGACATGAGTTACCTGCTAGTGGAGCATCCGTTCTGAATGAGGTGCCTTATCTTCCCACCCAAAACGAACAGAGTGCAAATCTTTTCCACCAGCTTTGAAAAGCAGAGTGCTGTatgaattattttgcatatgaTCAATTCTAAGAGGGAGTATAAAGACATTAACCATTTTTGTACGGATTCGCTTGTGCAGCACCACTCGGTCCATTAAGAAAGTGGGGGACCTCAGAGAATCTTCTAGCGTTGGGCCTGTTGGGAAGAATAAGGGGTCCCCAATAGTCTTAGCTGATTCTACAGAGCTTCTGCTGAGGCTCAGCCCGGGCTTTATGTGCATCGGCTGCTGAGCACCTTGGAGATGCAATCAATGGCCTGGCAGGTGGAAATCCCTGAAAAGAAAGGAGCAGGCTCTTGAGGGCAGACCAGTGCTGAGTGTCTCCACGAGCACAGGTTCTCAGGATGCCAGCTGCCCAGGGATGCGCTTTGGGAGTGGGCGCTGGGGCAGGTGAGAACACCAAGGCACCAAGCCCAGGCCCAGAGCAGCTTTACTGCGACTGCGAGAGGTTTGCCTGGCCCCAGCCGGGCCACAACAAGCTGACTCCACAGTGTCCCTGAACATCACCCTAGGGCACCCCATGCCACGTAATAGGATTCATTCCTCCAGCCACAGTGCAACGAAGCTGCAGAAGCATTACACTGACCTGGGTTTCACAGGCCTTGGATTTCCCTAACTCCTACCAGGGCAGCCGTCAATCCTCTCTGTCCCAAGAATCTGAACCAAGTTGCAATCAGTCTTCAAAAATTCTGATTCCAGGATCCTGGCCTAATAGTTGGGCCGAGAATCTATTTCTATCCACCCAACATCTAGCCATAAAAATGAGGGCACACGATAGAGGGGGGTGAGGGGCCACCCAACTCTGCCAAGGACGTCCTCCTAACTGGGCTCTCAACCCAGGTCCTCCCCTCTTCCTTGGAAGCTCCCATTGGAGCCATCACCAACCTAGAAGTTTCATTCATCACATAAACCATAGCGGAACTGTGAAAAGGCTACCAGGTGCATCTGCATTTCTGTCATGAAACCCCAAAAAGCCATACATACCGTAAGACCAACACACAGGCAGCCACCAACGAGTAAGCCAGGAGAGTGCCAATGGACATGAGGTCCACCAAGTCCTTCAGGTCAAAGAGGAAGGCCATCACAGCTGGGAAGAGACAGACACCAGGATCTGTGGATGGCCGTCTGCATGCACAGACAACCAGGACCACCACCACCTACCATCCAGGGCAGCGAAGGGGGCTGCTTTTACTCCCACTTTAAGCTTGACTTAAAGTCAAGCTTCCCTTTAAGCTTGTGATTAAATCACAGACACAGTCCTCGATAGACAGTAATAATCATTAACATTTGTATAGAGAATACCTTCGCTCTTGTGATTTTAATGGCAACCTTGTAAGCCATCCTTACATTACAGATGTTAACATTCACACAGGTTAGGAGACTtatctaagatcacacagctcatAAGCATAGGTATAAGGATGTGAACTAGGTTCTTATGACTCTGAGTCCTGTGTGTCTTCCTCTAGACCATGCTGATTCACAGACTTATgtgcatccatccatcatccatcccaTCGATCCATCCATTCTCCATcaatccatctatccacccatctttcattcatccactcaccatccatcaatccatctcatccatctgcccatcttccatccatctcatccatctatctatccatccatccacccatccatccattcagcatctatccatctacccatcttccatccatctcatccatccatctatccatccatccattcatccatccgatccacccatccatccattcagcatctatccatctatccatcttcCATCCATCCAGCTCTGGTGAGAATGTGCCCATCACTGGGTTCTAGGCACTCACTATTGAACAGGGCAGACCACAGGCCCCAGCCTTCCGAGTGTACCCCACCAAGACACAGGCATCAGTGGGCAACAGTGCTGGGTGATAAAGAAGGGCAGGTCTGGTGCTCTGGAGGGACTCACAGCGGGTCCTAACCCAGGCAGGCGACCAGGAGAGCAGAGTTCTTCACATGTGAAGTCACTCACATGGAAGAAATCTGAAGAGCTGTTCTCAAACAATATAGTATCAGCCCCTTCACCGTGTCCCTGgcctttaaaatgaatgaaaacctGCACCCTTATTTGAACATCTTTTGTGAGTTTTGGGAGAGTATGCATGTCAATGCATGTGGGTGTGTATGTCAAGTACTCATTAAAAAACAACTTGGCTAGATCTGCTTTGGGATATTTTCAAAACACATGCAATCAACACAAgctaaaatataaacacaaaaccaTTATTTTTCCACAAATATCTCTCAAGCCCCTCTAGATCACTGcaactaaaacaaatttaaatggagaattaaacataaaattaaagagCAATGAGGGAGGGCCTTTTGGTTAATCAGAACAGCACCCAACTGTGCATGCCACAGATGCCGATGTTCCTACTCATGGGAAACTTGAGACTAATTTCTTCCATGTGAGGTgattttagaaaatcaaatacttatTTACCACTCCCACCAAATGAAAAGGGTAAATCCTGGATTTTGTGAATGGCACGTACTTCACAGTCACTTCAAAGAGCATGATTTGATCTCCCTCTATCAGCAGGGGAAGGAAATTAAGGCCAGTCTTTAACATGATCAAATTCCGGGTAAAGCCTGAGAAAACAATGACTATTTCCAAATCCTTAATCCTGTAAATATACTGGTCACATTCTGATGTATAGTGCCTCTCAATCTGACCACTGTGGTCACTCTCAAGAACATAGAATCAcgtaaaaaaaagtttcataatttaaaaataggtttgtTTTATTACATAATATTAATCCACAAAACTAAGCACAGTTTGCTAAAGGCATAAATGCTAATAAAACTTAGtgaataattcattcatttaagaagGTCAAGGGCCTTACCAATGGCTATTTGACAAGTTGCTGTGTTAGAAATTGTGACTGATATCACATGCTCCAATGTGCCAAAAAGACCCACTGCTCTGCTCAGACCCTGGAAGGAGCTTGGCTACTTTGGCATAAAAACAATCTTGGAACCACAAGGCCGCTCCACCATCCTGGGTGCACATCCTCActtcacctccctgggcctccactTCTACATCTGTACCCTGGGTTGGTGTCTGCCTTTCGGGGCTATGAAATGCAACCGTGAAAGGAGACATAAAACCACAGGTACAGTGTGCACGTGAGCTTCCTTTTGGGTTCTCCTTTCCATCATCTACGGCCCTGAAACACCCACATGGCTCAGATTAGTCATCCATCAAAATGGTCCTCTCAGCGATGATGCTCATCTGACAAGATGAAGCTCCACTGGGTCTGCTGTTACGTATAAACTTAGCGGCAAGTGGTTTCATCAGCAGCACCCTTGATACTCTCTGGGGAAGAGGCAGCACATTTCATAAAACACTGATCATAAGGGACACTTATTTTCCAGAGAATTCAGAAATGGATGCCGAATTTCCAGGTGCTGGCGAGGTCTCCCTTGGCCTGTGTCATGCAGGAAGGTGTCAGCCTACCCTTGACTACTCAGGGAAATGTCCAGAAATGGGGGGAAAGGGTTTTGGGGGAATACTGTGTGTTCTAAGCTCTGCCCAATGAGATGAAAACCAGAGTGCAAGCTGTTCGAAAATTCTCTCCCATCCTCTGTCAAACTGGCCTCTGCCTTTTGTCAAAAGGTCAGTCAACTTGCAATGAACCAGGCTCCAAGTATAAAACCCAGGAGTTAAAAAGACCAGTTGAGATTACTCACAGACCACAACAAGGCAAGATGCCTCCCTAGGGAGTAATGACTCCACTGGTAAAATATTGACATGTGAAATGAGTTCTAGTACTCACCAGCAATGGCACCCGAGGCTAGTGTGGCGATTATTGGTGTTTTGGTCCTATCATTGACCTTAGCCAAGAATTTAAATAGCAGTCCATCCTCAGCCATGGCATAGATAACCCGAGGCATGGGAAACATGGAACCTAGAAGACTAGATGGGGAGAGGCAAACCACGTGAGTGAACCTGGCTCATAAGGGATAAAGGCACCACATCCAGCCATGCTCAGTTTACCACAGAGGAGAGGGAGTCTGAGCTCACCAAGAGCTGCCATCCCTCCACGCTGGGTGAAGCCTGTGGCTGAAAGACTTGGCATTTAATAAATCAACCCCAGAAAGAGCACACACTGTGAGTAAGGGTTAAGGTAAAGAGTAGGGAACATCTATCTAACATACACTAGCATGAGACCCTGCACCGTCTTTACAGATGGAAAACTGTATTTATTCCTGCAATTATTTCTAGCTGAATCAAACAGAAAATACAAGCATCACTGCATTCATGAAGATTTCCCCGTGGTAAATCAATATTTACCAAATAGCTCTGTTTATACAGGCTAAGAGGAAATATATTGGTGAAAATGTTTCTCATTAAAAGGCATTTATTCCCTTCTTCAAAGTAGCTTCTGCATGACAGCCAAACTGAGGGCCAAACTATGGTGTTCAAACAGGGAGCCTGTTCCAGGGACTAGATTTAGGGACAGAGAGCCAGTCCTTTGCTAAGCAGATGCTGCTGAAAAGCCAGCCTCAGGTTCCTCAGGATGAAAATCTCAATAACACAACTCTTGGGATGATGAATATTGACAAGGGGAAAGTCACATGATCAAGGCAAGGTTGGGTGCTCGGTCTATTTCAAGGGTAAAGAATGCTGGCAGCTGACGTGTGTCTCGCACGGCTGTACCTGGTCTGCTACAGCCTAACCCCTGCGGTGGTTCCACCCCTAGGAGCAGCCAGCACAGAAAGGCCTCTCACCTGGCAGAAAGAGCGCAGAGGGAGCCCACGGCCACTGCGTACTTGGCGCCTTCCCAGCCCACATGCTTAAAGGCATCGGGCAGGGGGCTGTTATTGTCCAGGCAGAAGTAGGGCATCATGAGCGTGAGGGCGGCCGACACCCCGAAGTAGGCGATGAAGCAGATCAGAAGGGACGCCACGATCCCCACAGGGATGGCCTTCTGTGGGTTCTTCACCTCTTCACCTAGAAGCACCAAGGGGTTAGCAGAGGAGGGCACAGAGCAAGAGGCAGCGCATCTGCCCACATGACACCCAAGGCCTCTCAGTGCCAGGGAACCCACGCAACACTACGGGAAACCTCCCCCCAGCGCTTGGCCCTGTGGCACTGGGGCCTCCTGTGCTTCCGGGAGCGGAGGGGTGGTGCTCAGGAAGACACATCAGACAGCCCGCGGCCCTGCAACAGCGCTCTCGGCCTGAATGTGGTGGGCAGCCAAGGAAGAGACTTGCTTCCTTTGGCAGAGGAAATCTGGCCTATTCAGTCCACCAGGATGACAATGTAGTGAATGGCCCCACTCCTCCCGGAAGATGCTCAGATAAGGAGTCAGGCCACAGCCACGCAGCTGTGATCGCATTCTAACAGCGGAACCTTAGCCTCATTCAGGATGCAGCTTCCATCAGGCGCTGACACTTGGGGATGTGATGATGGTTTGAGGGTGGGAGGGGTTGGCAGGAAAGTACAAATCTACACGTCACTCGTGTGAAAGAGTGGCGACCGGACCGTGCCAGCAAGGAGGGAAATGACAAGCCGTGGGCAGCACTGGCTTGCCTGCCCGGGATGCAGGAGGACCCGGGACCGCAGTGGGCTGGCGGGCATACCTGTGGTGGCGATGCAGTCAAAGCCCACGAAGGCATAGAAGCAAGTCGCTGCCCCCGACAGGACACCAGAGAACCCGAAGGGCATGAATCCACCAACACCAGGCTTCCCTTCTTTTGTGTCACTAGAAAAAAGAGCCACAAACAAATGTCATGTCACTCGCTGCACAGTCTGGCGTAAGCAGCTGTGCTCATCTCCGGATACGAGCGGCACCTGGCAGTCAGCCCTCCCTGTTACcgctgccaggccctgggcttcAGACGCCGAATCCAGCCACGGCATGCTGACTCCATGGGCACAGGCCTCCCTGATGTTCATGGCCCAGGCTCACAAGGCTGCAGAGTATGGCCCTTTCCAGAAGCATCTTCTAAACAATGACTAGGGTAGGGAGATGTGGGGACTATGAGGCAGGGGTTCAACAGGAAATGGGGGAGAAAGCAGCCACGCGGCCAGTCCCACACCCTTCTCCCCAGGGCCCTCGAAGGAAGGATGCAGAGCCACCAGCCAGTCCTACCCCGGGTCCCATATTTACCAGTAACTCAATCTCCAAACAAATAATTCCAGACAAGCTAAAGCTAAACTAAAAGCCTCTGTCAGCAAAGGCATTCCTTAAGTGTCTGTATGCACAAGGTGGAGTCCAGGATGGCGCAGCTTTTGCCAGGTGTGTGGCTCCCAAGCACAGCTGGGCTCTGGCCCACGGGAGGGTCTCAACACATCTTTGCTACACTGATGAACGCAAAGGCAAAATCAGCACAGTTTACAAACCCAGGAGTCCAGAAGAAGCAGGCTGCTTAAACATTCAGAAAACAGTCCCATAAATCTGACACCCGTTCTGAGACACGGTGCCCAGGTTCAGTGTGGCGCTATGGCCCCTCCCCGGGCCCCGTCGGGGGTCCTTCAAGCCCCTGTTCTGCGATGTACAAAGCCCTGGCCTGAGTCCCCCACATGCTGCGTTCTGGGGGTGCACCACGCCGTCAGTGCAGGTGGCTTCCCTGGCCACCATCGCCTGCTCAGAAGGCACATAGCCCCTGCTGGTCACCAAGTAACCCTAAGCTTTCTGCATCCGGCCCCCTGCTGCCACCCAAAAAGCAACTGCACTCCTTGTGGTTCAAGAAGGGCACCCCCTACTCCCACACCTTTGCCAGCCGCAGGGCCCCAGGCTTTCTGTCCTGTGCCAGGGTTCCACTGGCTGGCCTGGAGCCCTAGAGGATGCTCACCACCCACCTGTCACCCCCACTCAACCATACTGACAGCCGCGCAGCGGCATAAGGCAACTTGCCCTAAACCTCGTCAGCATGAAGAGAGGAACCCTATAGGATGCTCCCAATCCTATAAACACTGACG of the Chlorocebus sabaeus isolate Y175 chromosome 3, mChlSab1.0.hap1, whole genome shotgun sequence genome contains:
- the SLC7A1 gene encoding high affinity cationic amino acid transporter 1, with the protein product MGCKVLLNIGQQMLRRKVVDCSREETRLSRCLNTFDLVALGVGSTLGAGVYVLAGAVARENAGPAIVISFLIAALASVLAGLCYGEFGARVPKTGSAYLYSYVTVGELWAFITGWNLILSYIIGTSSVARAWSATFDELIGRPIGEFSRTHMALNAPGVLAENPDIFAVIIILILTGLLTLGVKESAMVNKIFTCVNVLVLGFIMVSGFVKGSVKNWQLTEEDFGNASGRLCLNNDTKEGKPGVGGFMPFGFSGVLSGAATCFYAFVGFDCIATTGEEVKNPQKAIPVGIVASLLICFIAYFGVSAALTLMMPYFCLDNNSPLPDAFKHVGWEGAKYAVAVGSLCALSASLLGSMFPMPRVIYAMAEDGLLFKFLAKVNDRTKTPIIATLASGAIAAVMAFLFDLKDLVDLMSIGTLLAYSLVAACVLVLRYQPEQPNLVYQMASTSDELDQADQNELASSNDSQLGFLPEAEMFSLKTILSPKNMEPSKISGLIVNISTSLIAVLIITFCIVTVLGREALTKGALWAVFMLAGSALLCAVVTGVIWRQPESKTKLSFKVPFLPVLPVLSIFVNVYLMMQLDQGTWVRFAVWMLIGFIIYFGYGLWHSEEASLDADQARTPDGNLDQCK